In Erigeron canadensis isolate Cc75 chromosome 1, C_canadensis_v1, whole genome shotgun sequence, a single window of DNA contains:
- the LOC122581086 gene encoding scarecrow-like protein 28 → MLAGCSSTLLSPRHTKPTAQFQACHFPSMSTQRLDLPCNTTNFPRKESARSQPVRPVSSLSVDNNNALEARTSSCSLKHNVVEKRSEIWEKSSKGLKRLYEEEQGESFRAKRKRGCNKVEEFGENEEDLRLGQLGSGNFWCPVTSLPFSLAPSNVISPNLRTSPWSFVNELADLGEKGVASSSHREQVVKETSSGSGSRSSSPESQQSLDPQTGGLNGVGAPNPNQSLDLLAVGNERHDEEVGFELISLLLACLEAISTKNIPAINHFVSKLGELASPRGDSSITRLASYYTEALALRISRIWPNIFQISTPQELNQIEEENGVALRLLNQSTPIPKFIHFTSNEILLRSFEGKDKVHVIDFDIKQGLQWPSFFQSLAARNNPPSHVRITGVGESKQDLIETGTRLSGFAEALNLEFEFHPVVDRLEDVRLWMLHVKEGETVGVNCILQLHKMLYDGSGGALKDFFGLIRSTNPSIMVVAEQESEHNDAVLEKRVSNSLKYYSAIFDSIDTVFPLQNSSRIKIEESFGREIRNIIACEGLERFERHVGFNQWWKTMRELGGFRNVEINEREFLQSQMILKMYQHPFGPNSFKVEKRQSDGGATAGISLTWADQPLYTVSAWTSGDLAGTSSTYQQQQQ, encoded by the coding sequence ATGTTGGCTGGGTGTTCATCTACATTGTTGTCACCAAGGCATACTAAACCAACTGCACAGTTTCAAGCTTGTCATTTCCCTTCAATGAGCACACAGAGATTGGATTTGCCATGTAATACTACTAACTTCCCAAGAAAAGAGTCAGCCCGTTCGCAGCCTGTTAGGCCCGTTAGCAGTCTATCAGTCGACAACAACAACGCGTTAGAAGCCCGAACCAGTAGCTGTTCACTTAAGCACAATGTGGTGGAGAAAAGAAGTGAGATTTGGGAGAAGAGTAGCAAAGGATTGAAAAGACTTTATGAAGAAGAACAAGGTGAGTCTTTTCGAGCTAAGAGGAAAAGGGGTTGCAATAAAGTCGAAGAATTTGGGGAAAACGAAGAGGATTTGAGATTAGGCCAATTGGGTAGTGGGAATTTTTGGTGTCCTGTTACTTCACTTCCATTTTCATTAGCTCCAAGCAATGTAATTTCGCCTAATTTAAGAACCAGCCCATGGAGTTTTGTGAATGAATTAGCAGATTTAGGCGAAAAGGGTGTTGCTTCAAGTAGTCATAGGGAACAGGTTGTTAAGGAAACTTCATCAGGTTCGGGTTCAAGAAGCAGTTCACCCGAAAGTCAGCAAAGTTTGGATCCACAAACGGGCGGGTTAAATGGTGTAGGTGCACCAAACCCGAATCAAAGTTTGGATCTTTTGGCAGTTGGGAACGAAAGGCATGATGAAGAAGTTGGATTTGAGCTCATAAGCTTACTTTTAGCTTGTTTGGAAGCCATTAGCACTAAGAACATACCTGCCATTAACCATTTCGTCTCCAAGTTAGGCGAATTAGCATCACCCAGAGGCGATTCATCAATCACTCGTCTTGCTTCATACTACACAGAAGCATTGGCTCTAAGAATTTCAAGAATTTGGCCCAATATTTTCCAGATTTCAACCCCTCAAGAGCTTAACCAGATCGAAGAAGAAAATGGCGTAGCTTTACGCCTTTTGAACCAGTCAACCCCAATTCCCAAATTCATTCATTTCACATCGAACGAGATTCTTCTAAGATCATTTGAAGGGAAAGATAAAGTTCACGTTATAGATTTCGACATCAAACAAGGTCTTCAGTGGCCAAGCTTTTTCCAAAGTTTAGCTGCAAGAAACAACCCTCCAAGCCATGTTCGTATTACAGGTGTTGGAGAATCAAAACAGGATCTTATCGAGACAGGAACTCGACTTTCAGGATTTGCAGAGGCTTTAAACCTTGAATTTGAATTTCATCCAGTTGTTGATAGATTAGAAGATGTGAGACTGTGGATGCTTCATGTTAAAGAAGGAGAAACTGTTGGTGTAAACTGTATCTTGCAGCTTCATAAAATGCTGTATGATGGCAGTGGAGGGGCACTTAAGGATTTTTTCGGGCTTATTAGAAGCACGAACCCGAGCATTATGGTGGTGGCAGAGCAAGAATCAGAGCATAACGACGCCGTGTTGGAGAAGAGGGTTTCTAACTCATTGAAGTACTATTCTGCTATCTTTGATTCCATTGATACTGTTTTTCCATTACAAAACAGTTCCCGTATCAAGATAGAAGAATCATTCGGACGTGAGATTAGAAACATAATTGCATGTGAAGGACTAGAAAGATTCGAGAGGCACGTTGGGTTCAATCAGTGGTGGAAGACAATGAGGGAGCTAGGCGGATTCAGAAATGTCGAGATCAATGAGAGGGAGTTTCTTCAGAGCCAAATGATACTCAAAATGTACCAACATCCATTTGGTCCAAATTCATTTAAAGTAGAGAAGAGGCAGTCAGATGGTGGGGCCACAGCCGGTATCAGTCTAACCTGGGCCGATCAGCCTCTTTACACCGTATCAGCATGGACTTCAGGTGATCTCGCAGGAACTTCTTCAACataccagcagcagcagcagtag